From Haemorhous mexicanus isolate bHaeMex1 chromosome 1, bHaeMex1.pri, whole genome shotgun sequence, one genomic window encodes:
- the DERL1 gene encoding derlin-1 isoform X1, giving the protein MSDLGDWFRSIPLITRYWFAGSIAVPLVGKLGLVSPVNLFLWPDAFIHRFQIWRPITATFFFPVGPGTGFLYLVNLYFLYQYSSRLETGAFDGRPADYMFMLLFNWICIVITGLVMDMQLLMIPLIMSVLYVWAQLNRDMIVSFWFGTRFKACYLPWVILGFNYIIGGSVINELIGNLVGHLYFFLMFKYPMDLGGRNFLSTPQFLYRWLPNRRGGVSGFGVPPASMRRAAEDQQGGGRHNWGQGFRLGDQ; this is encoded by the exons ATGTCGGACCTGGGGGACTGGTTCCGAAGCATCCCTCTGATCACGCGCTACTGGTTCGCCGGCTCCATCGCGGTTCCGCTCGTGGGCAAGCTGGGCCTCGTCAGCCCCGTCAACCTTTTCCTCTGGCCTGACGCCTTTATCCACCGCTTCCAG ATCTGGCGGCCGATAACGGCAACTTTCTTCTTCCCAGTGGGACCTGGAACGGGATTTCTCTACTTGGTGAATTTGTATTTCTTGTACCAATATTCCTCACGACTAGAAACAG gggCTTTTGATGGAAGGCCAGCAGATTACATGTTCATGCTCCTGTTTAACTGGATCTGCATTGTT ATAACTGGCTTGGTAATGGACATGCAG TTGCTGATGATTCCACTCATCATGTCAGTACTTTATGTGTGGGCCCAGCTGAACAGAGACATGATTGTATCATTTTGGTTTGGAACAAGATTTAAG GCCTGTTACCTTCCATGGGTTATTCTGGGATTCAACTACATCATTGGTGGATC AGTCATCAATGAGCTGATAGGAAATCTGGTTGGACACCTGTATTTCTTCTTAATGTTTAAATATCCAATGGATTTGGGAGGAAGGAATTTTCTGTCCACACCTCAGTTCCT TTACCGCTGGCTGCCAAACAGGAGGGGAGGAGTGTCTGGCTTTGGTGTCCCTCCTGCCAGCATGAGAAGGGCTGCAGAAGATCAGCAGGGTGGTGGAAGACACAACTGGGGCCAAGGTTTCCGGCTAGGGGACCAGTGA
- the DERL1 gene encoding derlin-1 isoform X2, which translates to MFMLLFNWICIVITGLVMDMQLLMIPLIMSVLYVWAQLNRDMIVSFWFGTRFKACYLPWVILGFNYIIGGSVINELIGNLVGHLYFFLMFKYPMDLGGRNFLSTPQFLYRWLPNRRGGVSGFGVPPASMRRAAEDQQGGGRHNWGQGFRLGDQ; encoded by the exons ATGTTCATGCTCCTGTTTAACTGGATCTGCATTGTT ATAACTGGCTTGGTAATGGACATGCAG TTGCTGATGATTCCACTCATCATGTCAGTACTTTATGTGTGGGCCCAGCTGAACAGAGACATGATTGTATCATTTTGGTTTGGAACAAGATTTAAG GCCTGTTACCTTCCATGGGTTATTCTGGGATTCAACTACATCATTGGTGGATC AGTCATCAATGAGCTGATAGGAAATCTGGTTGGACACCTGTATTTCTTCTTAATGTTTAAATATCCAATGGATTTGGGAGGAAGGAATTTTCTGTCCACACCTCAGTTCCT TTACCGCTGGCTGCCAAACAGGAGGGGAGGAGTGTCTGGCTTTGGTGTCCCTCCTGCCAGCATGAGAAGGGCTGCAGAAGATCAGCAGGGTGGTGGAAGACACAACTGGGGCCAAGGTTTCCGGCTAGGGGACCAGTGA